The following are encoded in a window of Brevibacillus ruminantium genomic DNA:
- a CDS encoding aspartate kinase gives MKVAKFGGTSLASAAQIKKVCKIVKADEQRRIIVVSAPGKRHKEDTKVTDLLIQYAEERLAGQSGEEAQARIHGRYAEIAEELGLSREAADRIAAHLNQSLQYEQGEAPGRFMDRVKAAGEDTSAKLVALYLQSVGKEAVYVNPKEAGLLVTGEPGNAHVLPEAYEKLQSLKQQKDIVVFPGFFGYTPEGELVTFSRGGSDVTGSILAAAIQAELYENFTDVDSVYAVNPNLIAQPKEISVITYREMRELSYSGFSVFHEEALYPAYQAGIPVCIKNTNNPQAPGTMIVSERAIHENQVAGIASDKGFCSVYVSKYLLNKEIGFGRRLLQILEEEGLSYEHTPSGIDNISVILREKDFTPGIERRVVDRLRLELHAEDIIVERGLALVMIVGEGMRRSVGTSARATSALANAKVNLEMINQGSSEVSMMFGVKEVDADRAVIALYDEFFSKTTTQAGDMAITLNA, from the coding sequence ATGAAAGTAGCCAAATTTGGTGGGACCTCACTGGCAAGCGCCGCACAGATAAAGAAAGTTTGTAAAATTGTCAAAGCCGATGAGCAGCGGCGGATTATCGTCGTTTCCGCACCAGGGAAACGGCACAAGGAAGATACCAAAGTAACGGATTTGCTCATCCAGTATGCCGAGGAGCGGCTTGCGGGGCAATCTGGTGAAGAAGCACAGGCACGAATTCATGGCAGATACGCGGAAATTGCGGAAGAACTGGGGTTGTCAAGAGAGGCTGCGGATCGTATCGCCGCGCATCTGAACCAGTCGCTTCAATACGAGCAGGGAGAGGCTCCAGGCCGCTTCATGGACAGGGTGAAGGCTGCAGGCGAGGATACCAGTGCCAAGCTGGTTGCGCTCTATCTGCAAAGCGTGGGCAAAGAGGCCGTCTACGTAAATCCCAAGGAGGCTGGACTGCTTGTGACAGGGGAGCCTGGCAATGCCCATGTGCTGCCAGAGGCTTACGAAAAATTGCAGAGTCTGAAACAGCAAAAGGACATTGTGGTCTTTCCCGGATTTTTCGGGTATACGCCCGAAGGAGAGCTGGTGACATTCTCCCGCGGCGGCTCGGATGTAACCGGCTCGATCCTGGCTGCAGCGATCCAGGCAGAGCTTTATGAAAACTTCACGGATGTAGACTCTGTGTACGCCGTCAATCCCAATCTGATCGCCCAGCCAAAGGAAATCAGTGTGATTACCTATCGGGAAATGAGGGAGCTCTCGTATTCGGGCTTTTCCGTGTTTCATGAGGAAGCGCTGTACCCGGCCTATCAGGCGGGCATTCCCGTCTGCATCAAAAATACCAATAATCCGCAAGCACCCGGGACGATGATTGTATCCGAACGGGCGATTCATGAGAATCAGGTAGCTGGTATCGCGTCGGACAAAGGGTTCTGCAGCGTTTATGTCAGCAAGTATCTGTTAAACAAAGAGATTGGGTTTGGGCGGCGTCTCCTGCAAATCCTGGAGGAGGAGGGGCTTTCCTACGAGCATACTCCTTCGGGAATTGATAATATCTCGGTGATTCTGCGAGAAAAAGATTTTACGCCGGGAATCGAACGGCGCGTGGTCGACAGGCTCCGGCTGGAGCTTCATGCGGAGGATATTATCGTCGAGCGGGGTCTTGCTCTCGTCATGATCGTAGGAGAAGGCATGCGCCGATCGGTAGGCACGTCCGCCAGAGCGACTTCCGCGCTGGCCAATGCCAAGGTCAATCTGGAGATGATCAATCAGGGATCGTCTGAGGTAAGCATGATGTTTGGGGTGAAGGAAGTCGACGCGGACCGGGCCGTCATTGCTCTGTATGATGAGTTCTTTTCCAAGACAACCACACAAGCAGGAGATATGGCAATCACTTTGAACGCATGA